A section of the Sphaerobacter thermophilus DSM 20745 genome encodes:
- a CDS encoding M42 family metallopeptidase, translating to MEINVDLLKRICEAPGIPGREEQVREVVVRELEPLVDEIRVDALGNVIATKKGRGGPRVMLAAHMDEIGFMVRHIDDKGFIRLQNVGGFDARMLAAQRVLVHTRNGDALRGALQPDSKPIHVLQPDEVKPFKITDYYVDLGLPAEEVRARVDIGDMVTLDRTLERVGNAVMSKALDDRVSVFIMIEALRALGDHEAEVIAVATTQEEVGLRGAETAAFGVEPDIGVALDVTLAGDIPGFKPEEQVTRLGDGVAIKVFDSSHIPNHKLVRHFRDVAERHGIKYQLEVLSRGGTDAGAMQRARAGVPVITISTPTRYLHTVNEMANVDDIQAAIQLVARYLEEAHTGDYRLG from the coding sequence ATGGAGATCAACGTCGATCTGCTCAAGCGTATCTGCGAGGCACCCGGCATCCCGGGCCGCGAAGAGCAGGTCCGCGAGGTGGTTGTGCGCGAGCTCGAGCCGCTCGTCGACGAGATTCGGGTCGACGCGCTGGGCAACGTCATCGCCACGAAGAAGGGCCGGGGCGGCCCACGGGTGATGCTGGCGGCACACATGGACGAAATCGGGTTCATGGTCCGCCATATCGACGACAAGGGCTTCATTCGCCTCCAGAACGTGGGCGGATTCGACGCACGCATGCTGGCCGCGCAGCGGGTGCTGGTCCACACCAGGAACGGCGATGCACTCCGCGGCGCACTCCAGCCCGACTCCAAGCCGATCCACGTGCTCCAGCCCGACGAGGTCAAGCCGTTCAAGATCACCGACTACTACGTCGACCTCGGCCTGCCGGCGGAGGAGGTACGCGCCCGGGTCGATATCGGCGACATGGTGACGCTCGACCGGACCCTGGAGCGCGTCGGCAACGCGGTCATGAGCAAGGCACTCGACGACCGCGTCTCGGTCTTCATCATGATCGAGGCGCTGCGAGCGCTCGGCGACCACGAGGCGGAGGTTATCGCGGTCGCGACCACCCAGGAGGAGGTCGGCCTGCGCGGCGCGGAGACGGCCGCCTTCGGCGTGGAGCCGGACATCGGCGTGGCGCTCGACGTGACGCTGGCCGGTGATATCCCCGGGTTCAAGCCGGAGGAGCAGGTGACCCGGCTCGGCGATGGGGTGGCCATCAAGGTATTCGACTCGTCCCACATCCCGAATCACAAGCTGGTGCGTCACTTCCGCGATGTGGCCGAGCGCCACGGGATCAAGTACCAGCTCGAAGTGCTGAGCCGCGGCGGCACCGACGCCGGGGCGATGCAGCGCGCCCGCGCCGGGGTTCCGGTGATCACGATCTCGACACCGACGCGCTACCTCCACACCGTGAACGAGATGGCAAACGTGGACGACATCCAGGCAGCGATCCAACTCGTGGCACGCTACCTGGAGGAGGCGCACACGGGAGACTACCGGCTCGGCTAG
- a CDS encoding nitroreductase family deazaflavin-dependent oxidoreductase, with the protein MVAQTYRMTLGRRLANAFVRAMLAVGVPIRDTYVLTVRGRRTGRPHSTPVRLVEENGQRWLVAPYGPVNWVRNARAAGQVTLSRGRKLETVTIEVLGPTESAPVLKRYLEEVPIVRPFFDVTPDSSLEAFAAEAPRHPVFRIVGPVWENHSRGASL; encoded by the coding sequence ATGGTGGCACAGACCTATCGTATGACCCTGGGACGACGGCTGGCCAACGCCTTCGTCCGGGCGATGCTGGCCGTCGGTGTGCCCATCAGGGACACCTACGTATTGACGGTGCGCGGTCGGCGCACCGGACGGCCGCACTCGACACCGGTGCGTCTGGTCGAGGAGAACGGTCAGCGCTGGCTGGTTGCTCCCTACGGCCCGGTCAACTGGGTCCGCAACGCGCGGGCGGCGGGCCAGGTGACGCTCAGCCGCGGGCGTAAGTTGGAGACGGTCACCATCGAGGTGCTGGGGCCGACCGAGAGCGCGCCGGTGCTGAAGCGCTACCTGGAGGAGGTCCCGATCGTCCGCCCGTTCTTCGATGTCACGCCGGATTCTTCCCTGGAGGCGTTCGCCGCCGAGGCGCCGCGCCACCCTGTCTTCCGCATCGTCGGCCCGGTGTGGGAGAACCATTCGCGCGGTGCGTCCCTTTGA